From Cellulosimicrobium cellulans, the proteins below share one genomic window:
- a CDS encoding L-ribulose-5-phosphate 4-epimerase, whose protein sequence is MTTPTPAADVAAPAEPVVPAHLRDAVDAAKERVAALHAELPRWELVVWTAGNVSERVRDTTRPDGSGDLLVIKPSGVAYDDITPGAMVVCDLDAALVEGDRSPSSDTAAHAYVYRHLPEVGGVVHTHSTYATAWAARGEPVPCVLTMMADEFGGDIPVGPFALIGDDSIGRGIVETLRESRSPAVLMRNHGPFTIGTDARAAVKAAVMCEEVARTVHVSRQLGEPARIAQDDVDSLYARYQHVYGQQPAAEPR, encoded by the coding sequence ATGACCACGCCCACCCCGGCCGCGGACGTCGCGGCACCCGCCGAGCCCGTCGTGCCCGCCCACCTGCGCGACGCCGTCGACGCCGCCAAGGAGCGCGTCGCCGCGCTGCACGCCGAGCTCCCGCGGTGGGAGCTCGTCGTGTGGACCGCGGGCAACGTGTCCGAGCGGGTCCGCGACACCACCCGGCCCGACGGCTCGGGCGACCTGCTCGTCATCAAGCCGTCCGGCGTCGCGTACGACGACATCACGCCCGGGGCGATGGTCGTGTGCGATCTCGACGCGGCCCTCGTCGAGGGCGACCGGTCGCCGTCGTCCGACACGGCGGCGCACGCCTACGTGTACCGGCACCTGCCCGAGGTGGGCGGGGTCGTGCACACCCACTCGACGTACGCGACCGCCTGGGCGGCGCGCGGCGAGCCCGTCCCGTGCGTCCTGACGATGATGGCCGACGAGTTCGGTGGCGACATCCCCGTCGGGCCGTTCGCGCTCATCGGCGACGACTCGATCGGGCGCGGCATCGTGGAGACGCTGCGGGAGTCCCGCAGCCCCGCGGTCCTCATGCGCAACCACGGCCCGTTCACGATCGGCACCGACGCGCGCGCGGCGGTCAAGGCGGCCGTCATGTGCGAGGAGGTCGCCCGGACCGTGCACGTCAGCCGCCAGCTCGGCGAGCCCGCGCGCATCGCGCAGGACGACGTCGACTCGCTCTACGCGCGGTACCAGCACGTCTACGGGCAGCAGCCCGCGGCGGAGCCGCGCTGA
- the yjfF gene encoding galactofuranose ABC transporter, permease protein YjfF, producing the protein MTERLTSRFRLDRRYLPVLGTFAVLALMLVVGGSRYENFLSARVISNLFINNSFLIVLAVGMTFVILTGGIDLSVGAVVALSGITTASLLQSGWPVAVVLLISVLIGTVLGLAVGLMVHVFDIQPFIATLAAMFLARGLCYVISLQSIPITDESFVALAGWSQQFGDGWRITTAVIISLVVVAIAFYVLHYTQFGRTVYAIGGGEQSAMLMGLPVARTKVLVYVVSGTCAGIGGLLFAMFSRSGYSLTGVGMELDAIAAVVIGGTLLTGGTGFVLGSVLGVLVLGLIQTIITFEGTLSSWWTKIVIGVLLLVFVILQRVLVVRRR; encoded by the coding sequence ATGACCGAGCGTCTCACGAGCCGCTTCCGCCTCGACCGGCGCTACCTCCCGGTCCTGGGCACGTTCGCGGTGCTCGCGCTCATGCTGGTGGTGGGCGGCAGCCGGTACGAGAACTTCCTCTCGGCCCGCGTCATCTCCAACCTCTTCATCAACAACTCGTTCCTCATCGTGCTCGCCGTCGGGATGACCTTCGTCATCCTCACGGGCGGCATCGACCTGTCGGTCGGCGCGGTGGTCGCGCTCTCGGGCATCACGACGGCGTCCCTGCTCCAGAGCGGCTGGCCCGTCGCCGTCGTGCTCCTCATCTCGGTCCTCATCGGGACCGTCCTCGGCCTCGCGGTCGGGTTGATGGTGCACGTCTTCGACATCCAGCCGTTCATCGCGACGCTCGCCGCGATGTTCCTCGCGCGCGGTCTCTGCTACGTGATCTCGCTCCAGTCGATCCCGATCACCGACGAGTCGTTCGTCGCCCTGGCGGGCTGGAGCCAGCAGTTCGGCGACGGGTGGCGCATCACGACCGCGGTCATCATCTCCCTCGTCGTCGTCGCGATCGCCTTCTACGTGCTGCACTACACGCAGTTCGGCCGCACCGTGTACGCGATCGGCGGCGGCGAGCAGTCCGCGATGCTCATGGGCCTGCCCGTCGCGCGCACCAAGGTGCTCGTGTACGTGGTGAGCGGTACGTGCGCCGGCATCGGCGGCCTGCTGTTCGCGATGTTCTCGCGGTCCGGCTACTCGCTCACCGGCGTGGGCATGGAGCTCGACGCGATCGCCGCGGTCGTCATCGGCGGCACGCTGCTCACGGGAGGCACGGGCTTCGTGCTCGGGTCCGTGCTGGGCGTGCTCGTGCTCGGCCTCATCCAGACGATCATCACCTTCGAGGGCACGCTGAGCTCGTGGTGGACCAAGATCGTCATCGGCGTGCTGCTCCTGGTCTTCGTGATCCTGCAGCGCGTGCTCGTCGTCAGGCGGAGGTGA
- a CDS encoding sugar ABC transporter ATP-binding protein yields MTTAVPDGRPVVEMTGISIEFPGVKALDGVDLTLRPGEVHALMGENGAGKSTLIKALTGVYSIDSGRIVVDGAEHTFSGPGEAQAAGVSPVYQEVNLCENLSVAENIMLGHEPRRLGAIDWRATRRRAGEMLARLNLDIDPASSLAAHSLAVQQLVAICRALVVECKVLILDEPTSSLDADEVAQLFAVVRRLRDEGVAILFVSHFLEQVYEISDRMTVLRNGKLVGEYVTAELPRLELVSKMIGTSLEVLEELEEAPKRSVADREATPFVQALGVGRKGSVQPFDLDVYPGEVVGLAGLLGSGRTELARLLAGADRADSGQVRVGGAPARLRTPRSAMQHKIAFSSEHRKAEGIVGDLTIRENIVLGLQAERGWARRLPKKQVDEIVETYIKALAIRPGNPDALIKNLSGGNQQKVLLARWLATAPRLLILDEPTRGIDVGAKAEIQKLVAQLAGEGMSVVFISAELEEVLRLSHRIAVMRDRVKVAEITNDEDVTVEDVVELIASGGQES; encoded by the coding sequence ATGACTACCGCCGTCCCCGACGGTCGACCCGTCGTCGAGATGACCGGGATCTCGATCGAGTTCCCGGGCGTCAAGGCGCTCGACGGAGTCGACCTCACGCTCCGGCCCGGAGAGGTCCACGCCCTCATGGGCGAGAACGGCGCCGGCAAGTCGACGCTCATCAAGGCGCTCACCGGCGTCTACTCGATCGACTCCGGTCGCATCGTCGTCGACGGCGCCGAGCACACGTTCTCGGGCCCGGGCGAGGCCCAGGCCGCCGGTGTCTCGCCGGTGTACCAGGAGGTCAACCTCTGCGAGAACCTCTCGGTCGCCGAGAACATCATGCTCGGCCACGAGCCGCGCCGGCTCGGCGCGATCGACTGGCGCGCGACCCGCCGCCGCGCGGGCGAGATGCTCGCCCGCCTCAACCTCGACATCGACCCGGCCTCGTCGCTCGCGGCCCACTCGCTCGCCGTGCAGCAGCTCGTCGCGATCTGCCGCGCGCTCGTCGTCGAGTGCAAGGTCCTCATCCTCGACGAGCCGACCTCGAGCCTCGACGCGGACGAGGTCGCCCAGCTCTTCGCCGTCGTCCGGCGGCTGCGCGACGAGGGCGTCGCGATCCTCTTCGTCTCGCACTTCCTCGAGCAGGTCTACGAGATCTCCGACCGCATGACGGTCCTGCGCAACGGGAAGCTCGTCGGCGAGTACGTGACCGCCGAGCTCCCGCGGCTCGAGCTCGTCTCCAAGATGATCGGCACCTCGCTCGAGGTGCTCGAGGAGCTCGAGGAGGCGCCCAAGCGCTCGGTGGCCGACCGCGAGGCGACGCCGTTCGTCCAGGCTCTCGGCGTCGGTCGCAAGGGCTCGGTGCAGCCGTTCGACCTCGACGTGTACCCGGGCGAGGTCGTGGGTCTCGCCGGCCTGCTCGGCTCGGGCCGCACCGAGCTCGCGCGCCTGCTCGCCGGCGCGGACCGCGCCGACTCCGGCCAGGTGCGCGTGGGCGGCGCGCCCGCGCGCCTGCGCACGCCGCGCAGCGCGATGCAGCACAAGATCGCGTTCTCCTCGGAGCACCGCAAGGCCGAGGGCATCGTGGGCGACCTGACGATCCGCGAGAACATCGTGCTCGGGCTCCAGGCGGAGCGCGGCTGGGCGCGGCGGCTGCCGAAGAAGCAGGTCGACGAGATCGTCGAGACCTACATCAAGGCGCTCGCGATCCGCCCCGGCAACCCGGACGCGCTCATCAAGAACCTCTCGGGCGGCAACCAGCAGAAGGTGCTCCTCGCGCGCTGGCTCGCGACGGCACCCCGGTTGCTCATCCTCGACGAGCCGACGCGCGGCATCGACGTCGGTGCCAAGGCCGAGATCCAGAAGCTCGTGGCCCAGCTCGCGGGCGAGGGCATGTCGGTCGTGTTCATCTCGGCCGAGCTCGAGGAGGTGCTGCGGCTCAGCCACCGCATCGCCGTCATGCGCGACCGCGTCAAGGTCGCCGAGATCACCAACGACGAGGACGTCACGGTCGAGGACGTCGTCGAGCTCATCGCGAGCGGAGGGCAGGAGTCATGA
- the proC gene encoding pyrroline-5-carboxylate reductase: protein MTDRPTPSAPARPLAVLGTGVMGETVLAGALASGWDPADVVATVRRPERAEELAARHRVRTTQDNVEAVRGAGVVVVAVKPKDVAALLDEVHDAVGAGTVVVSVVVGLPTSFYEDRLPAGTAVVRVMPNTPSVVGAGVSAVSGGAAADDDDVALVERLLSATGLVVRVAEKDQDAVGALSGSGPAYVFYVIDALAEAGVLLGLTRATALELATATVHGAATMLRETGEHPAIAREKVSSPGGTTVAALRRLDAGGVRAAFLDALEAARDRSAELAAALAAAPAPRRDPEGTGS from the coding sequence ATGACCGACCGTCCGACCCCGTCCGCCCCTGCGCGCCCGCTCGCCGTCCTCGGCACGGGCGTCATGGGCGAGACCGTCCTCGCGGGCGCGCTCGCGTCGGGCTGGGACCCCGCCGACGTCGTCGCGACGGTGCGCCGACCGGAGCGCGCCGAGGAGCTCGCGGCGCGCCACCGGGTCCGGACGACGCAGGACAACGTCGAGGCCGTGCGCGGCGCCGGCGTGGTGGTCGTCGCGGTCAAGCCGAAGGACGTCGCCGCGCTGCTCGACGAGGTCCACGACGCCGTCGGCGCGGGGACGGTCGTGGTGAGCGTCGTCGTCGGGCTCCCCACGTCCTTCTACGAGGACCGGCTCCCGGCGGGCACCGCCGTCGTGCGGGTCATGCCGAACACGCCGTCGGTCGTGGGCGCCGGGGTGAGCGCCGTGAGCGGCGGTGCCGCCGCGGACGACGACGACGTCGCGCTCGTCGAGCGCCTGCTGTCCGCGACGGGGCTCGTCGTGCGCGTCGCGGAGAAGGACCAGGACGCGGTCGGGGCGCTCTCGGGCTCCGGCCCGGCCTACGTCTTCTACGTGATCGACGCGCTCGCCGAGGCGGGCGTCCTGCTGGGCCTGACGCGCGCCACGGCGCTCGAGCTCGCGACCGCCACGGTGCACGGCGCCGCGACGATGCTGCGCGAGACCGGCGAGCACCCGGCGATCGCGCGCGAGAAGGTCTCCTCGCCCGGCGGGACGACCGTCGCCGCGCTGCGGCGCCTCGACGCGGGCGGCGTGCGCGCCGCGTTCCTCGACGCGCTCGAGGCCGCGCGCGACCGGTCGGCCGAGCTCGCCGCGGCGCTCGCGGCCGCGCCCGCGCCGCGTCGCGACCCCGAGGGGACCGGGTCGTGA
- a CDS encoding LacI family DNA-binding transcriptional regulator has product MSDVARLAGVSHQTVSRVLNDHPSVRPETRDRVLDAIATLGYRRNSAARALVTMRSGTIGVVTTGSALYGPTSTLIAVEEAAREQGYFVSVATIRRYDADTMHRVLEHFMDQGVEGIVVIAPQTDVAAAVDSFRAPVPVIMIAARDHPGEGEAAEVVRPSAGALGAPGAILAIAVDQRLGARLATEHLLDLGHRAVLHLSGPLDWFDARERETGWRAALEERGAPVPEPVRGDWSSDRGYAVGKELADAVRAGDGPTAVFAGNDQLALGLLRAFWEQGVRVPSDVSVVGFDDVAGAGHFIPPLTTVRQPFGSLGRRCMGMMIDALSGATVRPVSIPPELMVRESTAAPRG; this is encoded by the coding sequence ATGTCCGACGTCGCGCGGCTCGCCGGCGTGTCGCACCAGACGGTCTCGCGCGTGCTCAACGACCACCCCAGCGTGCGGCCGGAGACCCGCGACCGGGTCCTCGACGCGATCGCGACGCTCGGCTACCGCCGCAACAGCGCGGCCCGTGCGCTCGTCACGATGCGCTCGGGGACGATCGGCGTCGTGACGACGGGCTCCGCGCTGTACGGGCCGACGTCGACCCTCATCGCGGTCGAGGAGGCGGCGCGCGAGCAGGGGTACTTCGTGAGCGTCGCGACCATCCGGCGCTACGACGCGGACACGATGCACCGCGTGCTCGAGCACTTCATGGACCAGGGCGTCGAGGGCATCGTCGTCATCGCGCCGCAGACGGACGTCGCGGCGGCGGTCGACTCGTTCCGCGCGCCGGTGCCGGTCATCATGATCGCGGCGCGCGACCATCCGGGCGAGGGCGAGGCCGCGGAGGTCGTGCGCCCGAGCGCCGGGGCGCTGGGCGCCCCGGGCGCGATCCTCGCGATCGCGGTCGACCAGCGGCTCGGCGCCCGGCTCGCCACCGAGCACCTGCTCGACCTGGGCCACCGCGCGGTGCTGCACCTGTCCGGCCCGCTCGACTGGTTCGACGCGCGCGAGCGCGAGACGGGCTGGCGCGCGGCGCTGGAGGAGCGCGGCGCTCCGGTGCCCGAGCCGGTGCGCGGCGACTGGTCCTCCGACCGCGGCTACGCCGTCGGGAAGGAGCTCGCGGACGCGGTCCGCGCGGGCGACGGGCCGACCGCGGTCTTCGCCGGCAACGACCAGCTCGCGCTCGGCCTGCTCCGGGCGTTCTGGGAGCAGGGCGTGCGGGTGCCGTCGGACGTCTCGGTCGTCGGGTTCGACGACGTCGCGGGCGCGGGGCACTTCATCCCGCCGCTGACGACGGTGCGCCAGCCGTTCGGCTCGCTCGGGCGGCGGTGCATGGGGATGATGATCGACGCCCTGTCCGGCGCGACCGTCCGGCCCGTCTCCATCCCGCCCGAGCTCATGGTCCGCGAGAGCACGGCGGCGCCACGCGGCTGA
- a CDS encoding ABC transporter permease codes for MSTTAPAWQRAVQHRLFWPIVALVVLLAVNTINRPSFLSIRLQDGHLFGSLVNLLKNGAPLLLVALGMTLVIATRGIDLSVGAVVAISGAVALSFIASSPSPDSLTTVLVAAGIALALSFVLGVWNGFLVSVLGIQPIIATLVLMTAGRGVAMLITGGQITTVNSAPFKAIGSGFWLGIPVAVVLAGLVFAAVALLTRRTALGMLIESVGINPEASRLAGVKSRSIIWTVYAVCALFAGLAGLMISSSTMAADANNAGLFIELDAILAVVIGGTSLAGGKFSLSGTLVGVLIIQTLTLTVTMLGISPSVTPLFKAIVVIAVCLAQSPKVRDVVAARRRRAAPTAAAAAEVSA; via the coding sequence ATGAGCACCACGGCACCCGCGTGGCAGCGCGCCGTCCAGCACCGGCTCTTCTGGCCGATCGTCGCGCTGGTCGTGCTGCTGGCGGTCAACACCATCAACCGGCCGAGCTTCCTGTCGATCCGGCTCCAGGACGGGCACCTGTTCGGCTCGCTCGTCAACCTGCTGAAGAACGGCGCGCCGCTGCTGCTCGTCGCGCTCGGCATGACGCTCGTCATCGCGACGCGGGGCATCGACCTGTCGGTGGGCGCGGTCGTCGCGATCTCCGGGGCCGTGGCGCTGAGCTTCATCGCGTCGTCGCCCTCGCCCGACAGCCTGACGACCGTCCTGGTCGCCGCGGGGATCGCGCTCGCGCTGTCCTTCGTCCTCGGCGTGTGGAACGGCTTCCTGGTCTCGGTCCTCGGGATCCAGCCCATCATCGCGACGCTCGTGCTCATGACCGCGGGCCGCGGCGTCGCGATGCTCATCACGGGCGGCCAGATCACGACCGTCAACAGCGCGCCGTTCAAGGCGATCGGCTCCGGCTTCTGGTTGGGGATCCCCGTGGCGGTCGTGCTCGCGGGCCTGGTGTTCGCCGCGGTCGCGCTGCTCACGCGCCGCACCGCGCTCGGCATGCTCATCGAGTCCGTCGGCATCAACCCCGAGGCGAGCCGCCTCGCGGGCGTCAAGTCCCGCAGCATCATCTGGACCGTGTACGCGGTGTGCGCGCTCTTCGCGGGCCTCGCGGGCCTCATGATCTCCTCGAGCACCATGGCGGCCGACGCCAACAACGCCGGTCTCTTCATCGAGCTCGACGCGATCCTCGCCGTCGTCATCGGCGGCACGTCGCTCGCGGGCGGCAAGTTCTCGCTCTCGGGCACCCTGGTCGGCGTCCTCATCATCCAGACGCTCACGCTGACGGTGACGATGCTCGGCATCTCGCCGTCCGTCACGCCCCTGTTCAAGGCGATCGTCGTCATCGCGGTCTGCCTCGCGCAGTCCCCGAAGGTGCGCGACGTGGTCGCCGCCCGACGACGTCGCGCGGCCCCGACGGCCGCCGCGGCCGCGGAGGTGAGCGCCTGA
- a CDS encoding xylulokinase — protein sequence MVQQDEVGRRRAAVVAGETALGIELGSTRIKACLVDADGTPLASGSHAWENQLEDGTWTYSLDAVEAGLRDCYARLVDDVEERYGVRPTTYGALGVSAMMHGYLAFDADGELLVPFRTWRNTSTGPAAAELTGLLAYNVPLRWSVAHWYQAILDAEPHAPQVASLTTLAGYVHRRLTGRHVLGVGDASGMFPVDPATRDYDHALLALVDERAATHRAGPKLAELLPEVLVAGADAGRLTAEGAAWLDPSGTLTPGVLLCPPEGDAGTGMVATNAVAPRTGNVSAGTSIFAMVVLERPLGSVHHELDLVTTPAGDLVAMVHCNNGASELDAWAGLLGELAAAVGSDARPDDVFGALFRAALDGDADGGGLLAYNYLAGEPITGLAEGRPLVVRTPGSRLTLANFARTQVYGAFGTLALGMRVLAGEGVRLDGMLAHGGMFRTAGVAQRLLAAAIDAPVSVGRTAGEGGAWGIAVLAGFARDRASSGTASGSTDGGAARDLGAYLRDHVFASAQVETVAPDPADVAGFAAYLDRYAAGLAVERAAVTALPARTEGEDPA from the coding sequence ATGGTGCAGCAGGACGAGGTCGGTCGCCGTCGGGCGGCCGTCGTGGCAGGGGAGACCGCGCTCGGGATCGAGCTCGGGTCGACGCGGATCAAGGCGTGCCTCGTGGACGCCGACGGCACGCCGCTCGCGAGCGGCAGCCACGCCTGGGAGAACCAGCTCGAGGACGGCACGTGGACGTACTCGCTGGACGCCGTCGAGGCCGGGCTGCGCGACTGCTACGCGCGCCTCGTCGACGACGTCGAGGAGCGGTACGGCGTGCGGCCCACGACCTACGGCGCGCTCGGCGTGTCCGCGATGATGCACGGCTACCTCGCGTTCGACGCCGACGGCGAGCTGCTCGTCCCGTTCCGTACGTGGCGCAACACCTCGACGGGGCCGGCCGCCGCCGAGCTCACCGGGCTGCTCGCGTACAACGTCCCGCTGCGCTGGTCGGTCGCGCACTGGTACCAGGCGATCCTCGACGCCGAGCCGCACGCCCCGCAGGTCGCGTCGCTCACGACGCTCGCCGGGTACGTCCACCGGCGGCTCACCGGACGGCACGTGCTCGGCGTGGGCGACGCGTCGGGCATGTTCCCCGTCGACCCGGCGACGCGCGACTACGACCACGCGCTCCTCGCGCTCGTCGACGAGCGGGCCGCGACGCACCGCGCGGGTCCGAAGCTCGCGGAGCTGCTGCCCGAGGTCCTCGTGGCGGGTGCGGACGCCGGTCGGCTCACGGCCGAGGGCGCCGCCTGGCTCGACCCGTCGGGCACCCTGACACCCGGCGTCCTGCTGTGCCCGCCCGAGGGCGACGCCGGGACGGGCATGGTCGCCACCAACGCCGTCGCGCCGCGCACCGGCAACGTCAGCGCGGGCACGAGCATCTTCGCGATGGTCGTGCTCGAGCGCCCGCTCGGCAGCGTGCACCACGAGCTCGACCTCGTCACGACGCCCGCGGGCGACCTCGTCGCGATGGTCCACTGCAACAACGGCGCGAGCGAGCTCGACGCGTGGGCGGGCCTGCTCGGCGAGCTGGCCGCGGCCGTCGGCAGCGACGCGAGACCGGACGACGTGTTCGGCGCCCTCTTCCGCGCCGCGCTGGACGGTGACGCGGACGGCGGCGGGCTGCTGGCCTACAACTACCTCGCGGGCGAGCCGATCACGGGGCTCGCGGAGGGGCGGCCGCTCGTCGTGCGCACGCCCGGGAGCCGCCTGACGCTCGCCAACTTCGCGCGCACCCAGGTCTACGGCGCGTTCGGGACGCTCGCGCTCGGGATGCGCGTCCTCGCGGGCGAGGGCGTCCGGCTCGACGGGATGCTCGCGCACGGGGGCATGTTCCGCACCGCGGGCGTCGCGCAGCGGCTGCTCGCCGCGGCGATCGACGCGCCGGTGAGCGTCGGGCGCACGGCAGGCGAGGGCGGCGCGTGGGGCATCGCGGTCCTCGCCGGGTTCGCGCGCGACCGTGCGTCGTCGGGCACCGCGTCCGGGTCCACGGACGGCGGCGCCGCCCGCGACCTCGGCGCGTACCTGCGCGACCACGTGTTCGCGTCGGCCCAGGTCGAGACCGTCGCGCCCGACCCGGCGGACGTCGCCGGGTTCGCGGCCTACCTCGACCGCTACGCCGCGGGGCTCGCCGTCGAGCGAGCCGCCGTGACCGCGCTGCCCGCCCGCACCGAAGGAGAGGACCCCGCATGA
- a CDS encoding ABC transporter substrate-binding protein, with the protein MFSTTKARTRLTGVLAGVAVLALAACSSGGGSTDDSSNDAGGDGGSGDAIVVGFSQVGAESGWRAANTKSIQDTLTAENGFDLKFSDAQQKQENQIQAIRSYIAQGVDVIAFSPVVESGWDAVLEEARDAGIPVILTDRAVDSEDETLYESFIGSDFILEGEMAGDWVSEAATEPMNVVELQGTTGAAPAIDRKTGFENATKDNPNVTIIDSQTGNFTRAEGKTVMEGFLQAHDDIDLVYAHNDDMGLGAIEAIEAAGLVPGEDIQIVTVDAVKDGMQALADGKINFIVECNPLLGPDLADIIKKVVAGEEVEKRIVVEDQSFTQEQAVEALPTREY; encoded by the coding sequence ATGTTCAGCACGACCAAGGCGCGCACGCGTCTGACGGGTGTCCTCGCCGGCGTGGCGGTCCTCGCGCTCGCGGCGTGCAGCAGCGGGGGCGGCAGCACGGACGACAGCAGCAACGACGCGGGTGGCGACGGCGGCAGCGGCGACGCGATCGTCGTCGGCTTCTCGCAGGTGGGCGCCGAGTCCGGCTGGCGCGCGGCGAACACCAAGTCCATCCAGGACACGCTCACGGCCGAGAACGGGTTCGACCTCAAGTTCTCCGACGCGCAGCAGAAGCAGGAGAACCAGATCCAGGCGATCCGCTCCTACATCGCGCAGGGCGTCGACGTCATCGCGTTCTCCCCGGTCGTCGAGTCCGGCTGGGACGCGGTGCTCGAGGAGGCCCGCGACGCCGGGATCCCCGTGATCCTCACGGACCGCGCGGTCGACTCCGAGGACGAGACGCTGTACGAGTCGTTCATCGGCTCGGACTTCATCCTCGAGGGCGAGATGGCCGGCGACTGGGTCTCCGAGGCCGCGACGGAGCCGATGAACGTCGTCGAGCTCCAGGGCACCACCGGTGCGGCGCCCGCGATCGACCGCAAGACCGGGTTCGAGAACGCCACGAAGGACAACCCGAACGTCACGATCATCGACTCCCAGACGGGCAACTTCACGCGCGCCGAGGGCAAGACGGTCATGGAGGGCTTCCTCCAGGCGCACGACGACATCGACCTCGTCTACGCGCACAACGACGACATGGGCCTCGGCGCCATCGAGGCCATCGAGGCGGCGGGCCTCGTCCCGGGCGAGGACATCCAGATCGTCACCGTCGACGCGGTCAAGGACGGCATGCAGGCGCTCGCCGACGGCAAGATCAACTTCATCGTCGAGTGCAACCCGCTCCTCGGCCCGGACCTGGCGGACATCATCAAGAAGGTCGTCGCCGGCGAGGAGGTCGAGAAGCGCATCGTCGTGGAGGACCAGTCCTTCACGCAGGAGCAGGCCGTCGAGGCGCTCCCGACGCGCGAGTACTGA
- the araA gene encoding L-arabinose isomerase — translation MSKPYADREIWFLTGSQDLYGEETLRQVAEQSQEVARALDASPDVPANVVWKPVLKDAGSIRRAMLDANADDRVLGVVTWMHTFSPAKMWIGGLDQLRKPLLHLHTQANVELPWDTIDFDFMNLNQAAHGDREYAYVATRLGVARTTVVGHVSNPAVTARVGSWVRGAAGWAATHELRLARFGDNMRNVAVTEGDKTEAELRFGVSVNTWGVNDLVRAVEEVSEADVDALVAEYEDLYDVVPELRKDGDRHASLRYAARQEIALETFLESVGAKAFTTNFEDLGDLRQLPGIAVQRLMSKGYGFGAEGDWKTAVLVRAAKVMGAGLPGGASLMEDYTYDLTPGSEKILGAHMLEICPSLTTSTPRVEIHPLGIGGKEDPVRMVFDADPGVGVVVSLADMRDRFRLTANVVDVVAPSAPLPHLPVARAVWEPRPDFATSAEAWLTAGGAHHTVLSTAAGIDAFEVFADIARTELLVIDEGTTRRGFRDQVRWNQVFYRVAQGL, via the coding sequence ATGAGCAAGCCCTACGCGGACCGCGAGATCTGGTTCCTCACCGGGAGCCAGGACCTGTACGGAGAGGAGACGCTCCGGCAGGTCGCCGAGCAGTCCCAGGAGGTCGCGCGCGCGCTCGACGCGTCCCCCGACGTCCCGGCGAACGTGGTCTGGAAGCCCGTGCTCAAGGACGCCGGCTCGATCCGGCGCGCGATGCTCGACGCCAACGCGGACGACCGCGTGCTGGGCGTCGTGACGTGGATGCACACGTTCAGCCCGGCGAAGATGTGGATCGGGGGCCTCGACCAGCTCCGCAAGCCGCTGCTGCACCTGCACACGCAGGCCAACGTCGAGCTGCCGTGGGACACCATCGACTTCGACTTCATGAACCTCAACCAGGCCGCGCACGGCGACCGCGAGTACGCGTACGTCGCGACGCGCCTGGGGGTCGCGCGCACGACGGTCGTCGGGCACGTGTCGAACCCCGCCGTGACGGCGCGCGTGGGGTCGTGGGTGCGCGGCGCCGCCGGCTGGGCCGCGACGCACGAGCTGCGCCTGGCCCGCTTCGGCGACAACATGCGCAACGTCGCGGTCACCGAGGGCGACAAGACCGAGGCCGAGCTCCGGTTCGGTGTGAGCGTGAACACGTGGGGCGTGAACGACCTCGTGCGCGCGGTCGAGGAGGTCTCCGAGGCCGACGTCGACGCGCTCGTCGCGGAGTACGAGGACCTCTACGACGTGGTCCCCGAGCTCCGCAAGGACGGCGACCGGCACGCGTCCCTGCGGTACGCGGCCCGCCAGGAGATCGCGCTCGAGACGTTCCTGGAGTCCGTGGGCGCCAAGGCGTTCACGACGAACTTCGAGGACCTCGGCGACCTGCGCCAGCTCCCCGGCATCGCCGTCCAGCGCCTCATGTCCAAGGGCTACGGGTTCGGCGCCGAGGGCGACTGGAAGACGGCCGTCCTCGTGCGCGCCGCGAAGGTCATGGGCGCGGGCCTGCCCGGCGGGGCGTCGCTCATGGAGGACTACACCTACGACCTCACGCCCGGCAGCGAGAAGATCCTCGGCGCGCACATGCTCGAGATCTGCCCGTCGCTCACGACCTCGACGCCGCGGGTCGAGATCCACCCGCTCGGCATCGGCGGCAAGGAGGACCCCGTCCGCATGGTGTTCGACGCCGACCCGGGCGTCGGCGTCGTCGTGTCCCTCGCGGACATGCGCGACCGGTTCCGCCTCACCGCCAACGTGGTCGACGTCGTCGCGCCCAGCGCGCCGCTGCCGCACCTGCCCGTGGCGCGGGCGGTGTGGGAGCCGCGCCCCGACTTCGCGACCTCCGCCGAGGCGTGGCTCACCGCGGGCGGCGCGCACCACACGGTGCTCTCCACCGCAGCGGGCATCGACGCGTTCGAGGTGTTCGCCGACATCGCGCGCACCGAGCTCCTGGTCATCGACGAGGGCACGACGCGCCGTGGGTTCCGCGACCAGGTGCGGTGGAACCAGGTGTTCTACCGCGTCGCGCAGGGCCTCTGA